Proteins encoded in a region of the Panicum hallii strain FIL2 chromosome 3, PHallii_v3.1, whole genome shotgun sequence genome:
- the LOC112887289 gene encoding putative E3 ubiquitin-protein ligase SINA-like 6: MAKFSFDDADDDPPAAASGSEKRKREDGPDEAAAGWGPPKARIFADRGGGPEGGAVVGAERAEGSGRKAVETVVGGEADRISVQIDPDVLDCSICFEPLRPPLYQCQNGHVACFSCWSRLTNKCHICSNEANFVRNIALEKVVESVKSACSYAKWGCSKLVSYSLRNAHEESCLFSPSKCPIPGCGYRGFTGWWSGHFHTNHNNDSLRFSYGQCFKVSLEISVPFLVLLSEDDHLFLLLNKNMMPYGHALSVGCLRTGNLNWNFFYEMKATSEGNTENSLQLKASVTNTEDWRGLHPTEAFLLVPYAFCRSGKLTLFVSIERVADVR; the protein is encoded by the exons ATGGCCAAGTTCTCCTTCGACGACGCCGACGACGAccctcccgccgccgcttccgGGAGCGAGAAGAGGAAGCGCGAGGACGGCCCAGAcgaggccgccgccggctgGGGCCCTCCGAAGGCCCGAATTTTTGCCGACCGGGGCGGAGGGCcggagggaggcgcggtggtgggGGCGGAAAGGGCCGAAGGGAGCGGCCGGAAGGCGGTGGAGACGGTCGTGGGCGGGGAGGCTGACCGGATCAGTGTGCAGATCGACCCGGATGTCCTTGATTGCTCCATCTGCTTCGAGCCCCTCCGACCGCCCCTCTACCAG TGCCAAAATGGCCATGTAGCGTGCTTTTCCTGCTGGTCCAGGCTCACCAACAAGTGTCACATTTGTTCTAATGAAGCTAACTTCGTACGGAACATTGCACTGGAGAAGGTTGTTGAGTCAGTCAAGTCCGCCTGCTCATATGCCAAATGGGGCTGTAGCAAGTTGGTCAGTTATTCACTTAGAAATGCTCATGAAGAATCTTGCCTTTTTTCTCCTTCAAAGTGTCCTATTCCTGGTTGTGGGTACAGAGGATTCACTGGATGGTGGTCAGGACATTTCCATACAAACCATAATAATGATAGCCTACGGTTCTCATATGGCCAGTGCTTCAAAGTGAGTTTGGAAATATCAGTTCCTTTTCTAGTTCTTCTATCCGAGGATGATCACCTATTCCTTCTCCTCAACAAGAACATGATGCCCTACGGGCATGCGCTTTCAGTTGGTTGCCTTAGGACTGGCAATCTGAACTGGAATTTCTTCTATGAAATGAAAGCAACTAGTGAGGGAAACACTGAAAACAGCCTGCAATTGAAGGCTTCTGTCACAAACACAGAGGATTGGCGTGGCCTCCACCCGACAGAAGCTTTCCTTTTGGTTCCTTATGCCTTCTGCAGATCTGGCAAACTAACACTATTCGTCTCTATTGAGAGAGTTGCTGATGTGAGGTGA